In the genome of Apodemus sylvaticus chromosome 2, mApoSyl1.1, whole genome shotgun sequence, one region contains:
- the Znf248 gene encoding zinc finger protein 248, giving the protein MKKSKEQVSFKDVCVDFSKEEWYLLDPAQKVLYRDVILENYSNFVSVGHCVTKPDVIFKIEQGEDPWIPENGFQCYPERKWRVDGILESSWGSQDGHFRPLTLTNTITNLESGGSSRKASSPDIDSVSSRSFLPKVCDSCEMNLKNISAVIISKKNYARKKLTEFNIYKKPFPDSRHENIPVGTKSCDFDGKRGGLGLCQDLTRPDSDRPFEYHGAEQGFCEDVALCTHQNSQLGETLCKHMECGRTFIDSLKLSVSQKTGLHMEPHECSICRKPFCVDLQFGHQRALSGNSPYEHNECEKLFCASSAFIVHQEAYTRRTAPGCRVSNRTWGKPALFKHQKIQMGGKHYDYRKVFSQKSHRTQSRRPHIGEKTFECGECGKMFWEKSNLTQHQRTHTGEKPYECTECGKAFCQKPHLTNHQRTHTGEKPYECKQCGKTFCVKSNLTEHQRTHTGEKPYECNACRKSFCHRSALTVHQRTHTGEKPFICNECGKSFCVKSNLIVHQRTHTGEKPYKCNECEKTFCEKSALTKHQRTHTGEKPYECNVCGKNFSQRSVLTKHLRIHTRVKALLAS; this is encoded by the exons GAACAAGTGTCTTTCAAGGATGTATGTGTGGATTTCAGCAAGGAAGAGTGGTATTTACTGGACCCCGCCCAGAAGGTGCTTTATAGAGATGTGATCCTGGAGAATTATAGCAACTTTGTCTCAGTAG GGCATTGTGTCACTAAGCCAGATGTAATCTTCAAGATAGAGCAAGGAGAAGATCCCTGGATACCAGAAAATGGATTCCAATGCTACCCAG aaaggaaatggagagtgGACGGCATATTAGAGAGCAGCTGGGGAAGTCAAGATGGGCATTTTCGGCCACTCACGCTCACCAATACGATTACAAATCTAGAGAGCGGGGGTAGCTCAAGAAAAGCTTCCAGTCCAGACATTGACTCTGTTTCTTCAAGAAGTTTTTTGCCCAAAGTATGTGACTCATGTGAAatgaatttaaagaatatttcagCTGTAATTATTAGCAAAAAGAACTATGCCAGAAAGAAACTTACTGAGTTTAATATATATAAGAAACCCTTCCCTGACAGTAGACATGAGAACATTCCTGTGGGTACAAAGTCATGTGACTTTGATGGGAAAAGGGGTGGCCTCGGCCTCTGCCAGGATCTCACTCGGCCAGATTCTGATCGGCCTTTTGAGTATCATGGAGCAGAACAAGGCTTCTGTGAGGATGTGGCCCTTTGTACACATCAGAACTCTCAGCTAGGGGAGACTCTCTGTAAGCACATGGAATGTGGAAGAACTTTCATTGACAGTTTGAAGCTCAGTGTATCTCAGAAAACTGGTTTGCATATGGAGCCTCATGAATGCAGTATTTGTAGAAAGCCCTTCTGTGTGGATTTGCAGTTTGGACATCAGAGAGCTCTCTCAGGAAACAGTCCTTATGAGCATAATGAATGTGAGAAGCTCTTCTGTGCCAGTTCAGCTTTCATTGTTCATCAGGAAGCTTACACAAGAAGGACCGCCCCAGGGTGTAGAGTGAGTAACAGAACTTGGGGAAAGCCAGCTCTCTTTAaacatcagaaaatacagatggGAGGAAAACACTATGACTATAGGAAAGTTTTCAGCCAAAAATCACATCGCACCCAGTCTCGAAGACCTCATATAGGAGAAAAAACATTTGAATGTGGTGAATGTGGTAAAATGTTTTGGGAGAAATCTAACCTTACCCAGCATCAGagaacacacacaggagagaaaccatatgaatgtacggagtgtgggaaagccttctGCCAGAAGCCGCACCTTACCAACCATCAGCGGACACACAcgggagagaaaccctatgagtgcaAGCAATGTGGGAAAACGTTCTGTGTCAAGTCAAACCTTACTGAACatcaaagaacacacactgggGAAAAACCTTACGAATGTAACGCGTGTAGGAAATCCTTCTGCCACAGGTCAGCCCTAACTGTCCATCAgagaacacatacaggagagaagccaTTTATATGCAATGAATGTGGGAAGTCATTTTGTGTGAAGTCAAACCTGATTGTACATCAGAGAACTCACACGGGGGAGAAACCCTATAAGTGCAACGAGTGTGAGAAAACCTTCTGTGAGAAATCAGCACTCACTAAACACCAGAGAACTCACACGGgggagaaaccctatgagtgtaacgTGTGTGGGAAGAACTTCAGTCAGAGGTCGGTACTCACCAAGCATCTGAGAATCCATACCAGGGTGAAAGCTCTTTTAGCGTCCTGA